A genomic segment from Microbacterium sp. SORGH_AS_0428 encodes:
- a CDS encoding AvrD family protein yields MTTDLDIRGEDAIPRGLRAGRSFDDLLGAAHTRYFATGYKRVRYEMHSGVTSVAEDASVTVDVSGAADYPVDWSVGSDGRPRQAHLSSVDALVLGVAAIERAVAEMPVACDAARFVIDHIALRSGARPHVELSDVPVRGTVAPRESGIHADLRVGGFRIHARLRETDSMSGPPGPLRPYADGYVLHAVASELIEYSVRERAVLTRHTVRGPVPGGAGGIEATLWPGLTHIDHVVLFGQVAQVLAQVTAGVPRGSIDNLWMRRMAFTRTGSASLTQFHARAHILEHSVVERGGRVLHSLWMEAASDHGVRAEAVFGFVTASR; encoded by the coding sequence ATGACAACTGATCTCGACATACGTGGTGAGGATGCGATCCCTCGTGGCTTGCGCGCGGGGCGTTCCTTCGACGATCTGCTCGGCGCTGCCCACACGCGATACTTCGCGACCGGATACAAGCGAGTCCGATACGAGATGCACTCGGGGGTGACGTCGGTCGCTGAGGACGCGAGCGTGACGGTCGATGTGTCGGGGGCTGCCGACTACCCTGTCGACTGGTCCGTGGGATCGGACGGACGACCGCGCCAAGCTCATCTGAGCAGCGTCGACGCGCTCGTACTCGGCGTGGCCGCGATCGAGCGCGCTGTCGCCGAGATGCCGGTCGCCTGCGATGCGGCCCGCTTCGTCATCGATCACATCGCGCTCCGTTCCGGAGCTCGGCCGCACGTCGAGCTCTCCGACGTGCCGGTGCGCGGAACTGTGGCGCCGAGAGAGTCGGGGATCCATGCCGATCTGCGTGTCGGCGGGTTCCGCATCCACGCGCGGCTCCGCGAAACCGATTCGATGTCCGGGCCGCCGGGACCACTGCGCCCCTATGCGGACGGATACGTGCTGCATGCCGTCGCGTCGGAACTGATCGAGTACTCGGTGCGAGAGCGGGCCGTCCTCACGAGGCATACCGTGCGCGGGCCGGTCCCCGGCGGGGCCGGCGGCATCGAGGCGACGCTCTGGCCGGGGCTCACCCACATCGATCACGTCGTGCTGTTCGGTCAGGTCGCGCAGGTGCTCGCCCAGGTCACGGCGGGCGTCCCGCGCGGGAGTATCGACAACCTGTGGATGCGGCGCATGGCGTTCACGCGTACGGGGAGTGCATCGCTGACGCAGTTCCACGCTCGCGCGCACATCCTCGAACACTCCGTCGTCGAGCGAGGGGGAAGGGTGCTGCACAGCCTCTGGATGGAAGCCGCATCCGATCACGGAGTCAGGGCCGAGGCGGTCTTCGGATTCGTGACGGCGTCACGCTGA